The sequence tcctggcgactgacacgctccaacgcggtgggcaccggaaactcctggcgctgcccaaactgtctcctgactctccaggggcaatatgcctcaaccgcgatgtcataaaccaggacggcggaagtaagccacaggctcacattcgcggagcagtgcgaagacaggcctgctggtgcacgggtagccacagcctctgggctgtaaggctcccagacaacgtcctcgggcgtcagcatgtcgagctccgaaacaaactcaggatatgcgcgtctaacccgcgcatgtgcccaggacctctgcattccgaataagtaaaattaaaagtgcgctaatacatcatgtaacaatgaataacaaaattaggtttGTTTCGAacatacctgacgccagatccagatatttcccatagtgggcctctcgtcctcctcgtcgccgtacatgcccccgtggtaaggctcgtggctgaccaaggggcgaccaatggctagcctctcgtatgaccaaagctgtagcagtagtgggcaccctgacaggatagtgttcccatgtgtcttcatgcacccatcgcagagtccacggtaagtggctgcaagtaccgcctcaccccagctgtagggcggtacgtcctcgtccccatccgcaatctcccgtgcatacggaaggagaatcctatcgatcgagttgccatgagtgttgttaaacataatgtaaccaaacaaccaaagtaggtatgcctccagcgatctggtcacactgtactcgtcggcatccgcagccaacaaggcaggctgcataaacaattaagattaatggtttcaactggcaatggaacatgtgaattgtaacaattaaatttatatatgcaatgaatacgcactgtaaactgtaggaatcaggtcttcgaaggacctgatgctcgcgggtgcgggttgatcggacctgcttcgtccacacggtcaaccagggcaaaacgggcctccagctcatccttccacgaggccgtcaccacacgcggacctacagcctccccgacgatagggaggccgaggaggtaggccacgtcctgcagcgtaggagtcatctccccacacgggaggtggaacatgtgtgtctccggcctccatctgtcaacgagcgccgtcaggagggatcggtcgagctgaataggcccaacctcgacaagacggctcagagtcagtaggccggcctcacgtaacctgcaaaaaaacaaaaaatgtcgaaacaaaggaataccgacgaatacaaaagtgataaacaataatatttcattacataccggtcacaccaatcgtggtgtatagagatcgcctcgccgggtggacgaggatgtagcacctctagggctcggtgctcaacagctgcaaagtaagacctgtggctcgagtcgatcactgggtctagcaaggagtccatctccatacctgcattcaaaaatatatgagaacacataggtaaatatatatttcatacaaactggacacataaatacaataatacttcattacatacctgccatatttcattactacatattacaaataatgaaatacaattgtggatcatgacaccgaatgacttccacgagcaattctcgccgatgctcgtctgaacgtaggaggtgctccatctctgggatttccggaaggactgacgtcagcagcatcgtgaagtgcattctgaggatacttcttgtagttgtgactcaatgCTCCActttggctgcaacgcttttgtgccttgcttgcttccgactcgtccataccattccgaatacgacgtgtctgacggcggcctttacctttcttagtggctggatcaggaataaacatcttattctcattatcctgagtgaaaggccccacaattccaatcccgtatacctcatgtccccatgtggatacagctgcttccttgctaaagtacggtgaaacaaatagtcctgcctgtaacgcagactctgcacatgccgtaatgagatgggagcatggcatatgcaataacttaggcttcatgcaggagcagaaggctttgccatcaactgtaatcaaactctcctgtaccaccctatctctacggataccacgaccacttctatccttgcatagaacctcaaatctatgctccattgtacctgtggatatgacgcggtgcagtttggccttttcaatcttctcttgcatatattgtgtcactcttttgcaaaactgaatttgggggttgttgatgtttatgcttgcagccgtgtaatgctctctgaaatacttcatgcacccatacatgatgaactcaacaattcccataagtggaaaggcacgacaagaacgcataaccatattgaaacactctgcatggttcgttgtctgaataccataccgtattctgttggtatcataaaggaatgaccatttctccttaggtgcacctcgaatccagtgtgaaaatggcttctcaattgaatccctagcctctgcagcctgactcgtgcctgctcctgatgcccttaccttcactagctctgcagtcaactgatcaagcatctgccataatgcattgaattttctctgttgattttggttgcacaacctcttaaacatgttcttaagatccttgttcttgaagtgttcatagAATTTTGCACCCATATgactaatgcaccacctgttttggacatcaggccataatagaggcgttgtcgcagttccacgttgcaatttcagtattgattgcaggatatctgcatgcctatcactaataaggcacacatctggacatgcagcaacaacatgaatcttcactcgttcaaggaaccaataccaactgtctatgttctcattctcaacaaatgcaaatgcgagcggaacaatttggttgttgcaatctacaccaattgcggtgagtatctgatctttataccttccagtcaaaaatgtgccatcaatgcagatcaccggaagacaaaactgaaatgctctaacacaagcacctatgcaaaagaaggctcgttgcataattctttgtcccctagtcacggctggtacaaggtatgtgtcataaaagcttccaggatttctagcagcaacctgggataacatacgaggtaggttatcatatgatgcctcgtatgtgccgaaccgcatctcgaataccctttgtttagcccgccataccttcaaataactgatggtgtactggtaagtctgctcaatgtgtcgaacaatcatttttggctcataatttaggttgtccataataaactcatacatttgctttgcaacaaagtcgcatgatatattgcgatgcgagggaagaatttctgacagcaaacaagtgtgctctgtgacaatggaacatttccagtttgacttccattttcccttgaatgcatgtactcgccatgggcatccagcattcacacacttcacctcatattctttactgccagactttacgactctaaattctcgtttcaatgatattgcccatagtctcacagcatctttttcggcttcaatgtttggatatgttgcaccttgcactacctcgttccctctgtactcccactcctgatttcgtacatcttctgcgacatgactgccaaaatcatgctctttccactcttttggcaatgagtactgctcgtcatcagatgagtcctcatattcttccatctctattgcggtttggtcttctgcctccatctcgtccacaatgctatgtatcctctctccctcatcagcaaggtcctgtggtcccatgttttggttctctatctcttctgactcatcttgctcaacataattggtctctctttgaatactcggagttccttgatctgcacaatgttggatttcattttgtgtcttctcctgaatttgaacaagaatggccagaggccacccacgctctagagctgcttgcatgtacttttgccagtcatcagtgctgtgtatcatcattaattcccataattcactttctacctcccaattaacaagagactggacagtgatcacatgtgtcaacggatcaacatggaacccacgctgcagccacttacatatggaaccaaaactcctttccagaggtttatctatgccgctagatgtgcgcttaaaggcagaaagatctactccatttggcccatacataacattgtattcaccataaaatacttgaaactgcatcttgctcgacatatctgtatatcacataatacttatcgagttatactctttacttcactaccttattcaataatccgtaaaaactaagtatgaaattcaactacaacgtataagtattcataactacgtgatgacactcaaattctatactgcatatgccaaattctattctaaatcataattaatttataaacacgtctctaatagtactgcaattgtaataataaatgcgtagaactaattttctaaactaatttactactacgtaactacaaactaaagtatcattgaactcctacttaaatggttctactatagcactaattaaattaaattacttacccctacttaaattactcatatttaaatacgtagtacttaaatggaaaaatatataaactaaatgtactaacctgcagatcacaagtgctgaatccgacagggcttcgccgctttccttctcctcactcctccctttttttctggatttttggtggaattttcgggctcaaatgaggagggaaggggagggctggaGCTTTTATAGGGgggataccccggtcgcccgcgggggtgGGGGgccgacaggcccccctgccgcgcccgtgggctgggcccagcggcggtcgcccgtgggctgggcgacaggcccctgtcgcccgttgggggggcgacagggccttttttttccagggacctcattgcgaatttgaaaaaaaaattacacttaaggcctgtcgccctatggggggcgactgggggtatttttgaaatatttcaaaacggacatatatttttgaaatttttatttttaaaaaatataaaaaagaaaaaacggtTTCACCATCTCGGGCTTACAAACTTCTGAGCAGACGTAGCGTCGGTCTAAGTGAAAAAAATAAGAAGCTCCTTCGCCTGCAGAGGCCCCCGCCGAGAGCCCGCGACCCACCACGCAACGCTCGGACAGGCGggcagccgtcgccgccgctgcttcgCGGATCCACGCCGGGATAGGTGAGGCCGGCAGCTCCCttccacgccgccgtcgcctgctGGCCACTTGGGAGTCTCCAGGCCATCTAGGCATAGTAAGTTGATAGTGGTTATCCGAAAGATTCGATATCCAAATTCGGTAaaatccaaatagtatgaaaagaTCTGAATCCGATTATTAAATGGATAACTAAGTGGATGTATCCGAATTCGATTAGTAATATCCGAATTGAGATTCGTATTCGAAAGATCCGACATATTCGTATTCGAATACAATAAACACATATCCAAACTATGCTataaatatttaatttttattttgtgtGAAACTAACATATTTATTGATGTACATTACTTTTGAatactttattttatttatgtatgaatataaaatattttatatatttatcTAATAATTGATATTTAcatatttaattaatttttatatgttttatttatttatctatgacatttatatatttatttaatttttatgTACTTAATTTATTTAtccatttatatttatatatttatttaatttttatacATTTGATTTATTTAcctatttatatttatatatttatttatgattCTATTATTTATTCAAACTTATTTTTAAAAGCGATATTTTATCTATAGAGTATAAGCTAATCCTTACTTATATGCGTTTATGATGATTGATTGATTTTGTTTTTGTAAATCCATCAACAAAGCGAATAGAGACAATCTAATTCTTATCACCCAAACTTAAGTAGATATCCGAATAAAGATCCGAATTCAAACTTTTCGATTGCAACACATTCGAGAGCATATCCGAATTGTTCgaataaatatataataaaaatgcTATCCAAATTCGATACCATCCATTACCATCCGATTATCATCCCTAAGGCCATCGCTCGCCGAGGCACCGGCCACACGCGCCTTTCCACGCAGTCACTCGCCGGGGCGCTGCCGCCCGCGGAGGTGCTGCTCCTGCGCTGCTCGCACTTGCTCGCTTGCTCTTCTGGCAGGCCGACAGGCCCCGTCCCCCATTGCTGCTCTGGCTCGCAAGCTCAAACGAGCTGTCTGCTGGGAGACGAGACGAGCCTCTTTTGGCTCGCTTAGTAAACAAGCCGAGCCGAGCAGCTCGTTAGTTTTACCAGCTGGAGCGAGCGATCGATCGAtctctccccttcttcttcatcttgtcAAATCATTATTCCCCATTGCTAGCTAGCTCCTCTCCTCTGGGAACTGATATAATCCATGGCGGCTACGCACCTGCGATCCATCAGTTTGCCCACGAGGCCCCACTCCCTGGTCCTCAAGGTCGAGCAGGACCTGCAAAGGCTCAAAGCCTGTGCGTCAAACGCCTCATCGCCGCCGTTCCCGTCCTCCTCGTCACCACCACCAGCACAAGCCGCCATCTGCGCGTGGCTCAGCGACCTCAGCGACCTGTACGAGTACGTGGAGGAGCTTGTCCGCTTGCCCACCAATTGGGACGCGCTCCGCCTCCCCCGGCACCGGGCGCTGGTTGAGCGCGAGCTCGAGGCGTCCGTGACGCTGCTGGACCTCAGCGGCGTCGCCAGGGACGCCCTCACCGCCGCCAAGGACCACGCCCGGGACCTCCGCTCCGCGCTCCGCCGGAGACGACACCACCGtcgtcggccggcggcggcgagcagtcCTGCTGAGCTGCCACGAGCTGCTGATCATCGTGAGGCTGTCGGCGGCAAGCTGGAGGCGGCGCTGAGGAAGGCGAGCAGGGCGATCAAGAGGCAACGCAACGGCAGGCGTGCTGCTGCCGCCTCAGAGAGCCATGGAGGGGATGGTTCTTCTTGCGGTGCGCCGCCGATTAGCCGGTTGCGATGCTGGCAGAGGTGCGGGAGCTGGGAGCCTCTCTCCTGCAGTCGTCCATGGAAGCTCTGCTGAGACaggccgccatcgtcgtcggcCCGAGCTCCACGGCCGGCAAGTGGTCGCTCGAGTCGAGGGCGCTCACGTCgtacagcaacagcagcaggaacaTGAGCATGGCCGCATGTGAGGAAGGCCAGGAGAATCAGTTGCAGACCTTGGAAGCATGCATTGAAGGTGTTGAGGATGGATTACAGAGCCTGTTTAGGAGTCTCATCAGGAGCAGAGTTTGTCTGCTTAACTGTATTAGCTTGTGAGGTTTATTATCTTCTGATGACGACGACACTGTAAACGCCTGATGATGATTGCCATCCACCTTTTTAAGGATCGCTTATCATTGCTGTTCCTCCTCATATTCACCGCTGGAGTACCTGAACCCACTACTATTAGATCGTTTTTTGTTTGCTTTATGATGACAAAAAGTTCTGCTAAACTTTATGCAAGAGTTTCACCGGTTGTCGCAGTATTCAGACATTCAGTTCCAGCCTGTACCACTTGGTGGCTCAAACTATTGcctactccatccgttccacaATGTGTTGCGCACCTGAATTaagaaagagaagagataaACAGTGCACATGAAGAAACGAGGGGTGAAGGAGGAgagatggacacatactctgtAGAAAGATGCTTACATTGAAATTTTTTAATGCTAAAAAGACATTTATAGAAAGATgtttaatttgaattttttttcgaaaCAACAGTACAAATTCAGACGTTCACAATGTACGCACACTCGCCCCCTTCGAACATACGCCATTTAtattggaacagagggagtaatcATTTTCACAATGAATTGTTTCGCCACAGAAATTGTCACatgttatattttttattttcttttttccttgagAAACATGGCAAAAACAATtggtcaaaaacaaaaaaagcatGAGAGACAGACAAGCCAGCTAAAAAAAGCTGTATAAGAGCAACTTCAACAGCCTATCCAAATAGAGTGGGATAGCTAAAAATAGCCAAACATAGGGGGAAAGAAGCATCCAACAGCTTATCTATTTGCctcctgtaacaccctaatttaaattccagcatttaataataaatttaaatggctttatttaattttctaggatttattgAGTTTAGccatgcatttaatttaatttgtttcacaagtaattaaaatttgtctaagtttaaaaaaaaattgtgttgcattcatgctggtgcatacttttatttgagtgtggtttgaattcaaatttatatttgaattcaaactttgtttgaattagaaatagaagagaaaaagaaatagaaaaggaaaggaaaccaaaaccccagcccaacccaacaacccaagcccactcctccctctccgcccCGTGCGCGGCCCAACTCCCCACTCGGCCCAGCCGAACCCCGCAAGGCCCGCTCCCTCCCGCTCGCTAGCCAGCAcacgcgcccctcctcctctcgcCGACAGCGCGGCCCACACTCCCGCGCCCAACCCAACAGCTAACCcgggcccatccgtcagccTGCCCTCCCTCCCGCTCAGCCGagtcgcccgcgccgcgcgcgtttCGCTCGCTGACCAGCCGGGCCCGCAAGCCAGCCGCTCAGCCCGCCTCGCGTCGCCTTCACGCCCCTGACGGCCCGGGCCCAGCGGTCAGGCTCGtccccttcctcgcgcaacCGCCGCGCCCGGCACGCCGAGATTCTCGGCGGGCTTCCCttcctgggcacgcacgcccaggccatcccgccgccctacaaataggggcctgagcctcccctcctcctcccatccgcagccgccaccgtAAACCTAGCCCGCCGCGCATCTTGCTCCGCCGGACagccgctcctctgcgccgccgtggagtcGCAACTCCGCCGCACCTGAGCTCCGTCCAAGGGGCGCACCAGCTCCGCCTCGATCCCTGGATCATCCTCGAGCCCCTTGGCCCCGGACCGAGCCACGCCGCACCGGGAATTTCGCCAGGGACGCATCGCCGGTAAGTGGCTCTGCCGCCGCGATTTCCATGCCGTCGGCGACCGCCGGACCACCCTAATCCCCGCTTCACCCTCACAGCCCTGCCGGGAGTCGAACCAGGGAGTCCAGACGCTTGGAGCTCCACCACAGTGCCCCGccaccgagcgccgcccgcgactcgccgccggagctcgccgccaacCGGTCCTTCCTTCGTTTCCGAGCCCGGTGAGCCACCGCAACTCCTCCCGATCCTTTTGGCGCTATATTTTGGTAGTTGTAGCCCCGGGACACCCCGAACcgccctgcgccggcgagcaccaccacccagctccgccccgcgccgcggcgagcCCCAGCCGAGCCTCCCTGAACCCGGGAAACCTCcccagtggatcacgcatgatgcGTGGAGTCCAACCGACCCAAGAACGGgccgatttgacccccggacggccagatttggccaagtccggcgagtttcccgccgcgccgccgcggaacagagccgccggcgacctaccgccgccgctcgcgcgcccaacccccctgcgccgtccgatccggattcAACGCGCGCGATTAGATCTTGGATCCATTAGATCTAGACCGCCAGATCTAaatccaacggcctggatccaaggataccggttcgcctggcatttttgttaaagaacccccagttttcctagaatcaacccgcaatccacagccattcaaaattaattacagctTGGTCcaaatttgaacccgccgtccagcacttgactttttgcgagttagaccctggagttaacatttaattatgtttaggtcctcggttttagcagaaaaccccctgaaaccctgtttttattacaaataagcccctagaacttgtttttagcctagaaaatgcgttttagctccgtttttagcgttctttatgtccacgcgatcgttgtaatgcgtagaatagttttagactagtttagtgtgctgttttttatgaattgatgtactgtttcttagtttttgttagtgtttgctcgtatgcttattattgtgcattgtttttgccatgtgttcgtgagtagacgttgatccatctgaggagccccagtaccagtaccaggagcagccgtcttccgagcactttgagcagcagcaggagcagtacgaggaaggcaagtataacatgaacaacctatcacttttaaatacattttcatactgtattttaatactgtatgcctataaggacattcctagccactttatatcctttatatatatcctttgggttgcattttggttagttgtgctaggttgctgcgctataacacactctggtcctttttaattaatttgattaatggtttacttgaacttaactctgagagtggccctctgtgcttcgtgcttgagtggctcacgtctcattaaaatatggtttttgtagaaacatggtttagggggccagcacagtgcttagtgcttggttggccactctccataaggaccagttcatagagcgacaacctgggacaacagcgctaccacaaggctagaatgggatagacttggcgtaataattagatctttttggtttggagtaacttacctgcggggcaggggcggtaagcttctatggccctcgtgctgagtggcctcgtctgtacttcgtgtcttgacgcccactagacctgctccatagtcgctgatccaccctcgcggttactccctaccaacgagtttctttgtaaaggcctcgtagtgagtcgctagtcatctcacctaaggaagtgtgatgaatctctagcgtagctcacgacttgtgggtaaagatgtgcaacctctgcagagtgtaaaactggtatactagccgtgctcacggttatgagcggcccagatcctccttttgattagtggagttatctccttccgacgagggaggtgcttctcggggttaccttggtggcttggttttggcttggttctcagtagtgacatgtttaatcttgattaattactatgtacctgggttaatggtaattcatcaactcgtagtaaatagctttaataaaattttgccaacacttaaaagctaatgcagtcagtcagccaaccttagagcctcatagtttgtgttatacttgttgagtacaagttgtgtactcactcttgcctcttctctactttttttttcctcttggctacgctactgctgctcagttcctgccgacacgagggagttcgtccagcgctaccaggactacgaggacttctaggtgttcgtctcccagtcgacgtccctgtggcgccctgcttcagcttcggagagctttatcgtattttgtactccgcttccgctgtatcagacatttttgtcattattgtaataaataacattcgtattcgctttattatatcttttacgtgatatgtgctatgatatactgttcattctgttgtatatacgtgtgacttgatcctggcacgtatatgattgctcggtttatgttcttttataaaccgggtgttacacctccCCTCACTATCTGCCCTGCTATCCCATTGCCTCCTATAGCCAAAATTACCGGTCCGCTCCCCCTCGCCATCCGCATCTCGCCCCCCTCCTCACGCGCTCCGGCTCTCCTGCCGTCCCGCGCTTCGGCCCTGCCGCGCCCGTCTTCCATGGCGCTCGCCTGGAGCCGCTAcgccgagcagcggcggcgctcgttGCGGGCGACGGCCGGTGGCGGGGAGGCTTGACCGGCATGGTGGCGTTGGGTGGTGGggaggcggcggtcggcggctgACGGCGCAACAcagggcggcgaggaggtgtCCGGCAGCGGGGTGGAGTAGGGCGGCGGGGGCCATGGAGGCGTCGGGCGGGGCATGGCTAGTTTACGGTCGACCATACGGGAGGGctccgtacggtcgattttccgacagcgatttttttctgtttttagaaaattttttgtcgttttctgagaaaaaaattcaaatatttttttatgagGCAGATAATTTTTCAAGTTAAAATTTGTTGGGTAGAAAAAATTTTAAGAAACAAATTGATgagacaaaaaaaattgatgagaaaaaatttgaaagagatattttgagaaaaaaattgaagaaaaaacttctgcattcaaataaaaaaattcgggtgaaaaaattatgtaaaaaatttttccatcaaaaattaggaaaaagttttgtaaaaaacttttgcaaccaaaaatcaaaacaaaaagaaaaaaaaaggaaaaaaacaccGCTACCTTGGGGACCTCGCTACCGCCGCCGGGGCGAGCGGAGC comes from Panicum virgatum strain AP13 chromosome 4K, P.virgatum_v5, whole genome shotgun sequence and encodes:
- the LOC120702091 gene encoding uncharacterized protein LOC120702091: MAATHLRSISLPTRPHSLVLKVEQDLQRLKACASNASSPPFPSSSSPPPAQAAICAWLSDLSDLYEYVEELVRLPTNWDALRLPRHRALVERELEASVTLLDLSGVARDALTAAKDHARDLRSALRRRRHHRRRPAAASSPAELPRAADHREAVGGKLEAALRKASRAIKRQRNGRRAAAASESHGGDEVRELGASLLQSSMEALLRQAAIVVGPSSTAGKWSLESRALTSYSNSSRNMSMAACEEGQENQLQTLEACIEGVEDGLQSLFRSLIRSRVCLLNCISL